A DNA window from Bradyrhizobium sp. CCBAU 53421 contains the following coding sequences:
- a CDS encoding glycosyltransferase family 2 protein, which produces MTADARRIAFTSKTLHHVDLERAAVGALEARDFRRAFALADRRCRILPHPGARAYLLRAEALFRLDLKDAAVASVAKALELEPDDLAAARRMMAWGDGVKQIEAARSIARRDDDPDSVKSALLLLEQSGQDSCARVDFLDEEVKGWVTWRGADDPHLSLAQADQSSTLQLPADPRHRFALNGRRAASFRLMRPASTTSQRLEIAQADRVIASIQLPANRAPDRRNAPQRPLRAGSAETPPLTIIIPVYRDLAATRACIESALTAIACTPGATIVVVDDASPEPDIKRLLGELASEQRIRLLTNAHNLGFVGAVNRALGETHAGDVVLLNSDATVPKYALQRLRSAVRSTPGVGTATPLSNNGEYTSFPVANRSNPLPSPDELDLLDELAGTANSGMAIDIPNGIGFCLYITRECLDAVHALSDDFYRGYLEDVDFCLRAAEAGFRNVCIPSVFVGHEGSRSFLGEKRSLVLRNLRVLEHRYRRYATECAAFLLADPLRDCRAALELKLLADEQRAAAPHVILCGSAIGREIAIKRCRQLAADDERGLIVHFRTEGQRQLAAIFAPDGEIPQSIALDVAAPEGREALLKLLADLRVRSLEIAEPDRIPSACLAQLTHHFTYELLITDTSLAMRAAIGAGLHPDWTGLVEGARHVIAIGEDGAAFSVSVLGLQVVRPSDPPARPVRHPPVSGPARLGLLALHSNAAEFRFVRALSDQLADAHADAGIIVLGTTLDDLRLMQRTNVTVTGEIGVDDVAMLIEGHGITKLVLDIGEPAFGHPLVDALLATGLPTAATEWIPAPAGRGRKTDLKLQPGLDADDAVAAVLDWVVEDVRLHPDWRNGRHRREVGARFP; this is translated from the coding sequence TTGACCGCCGACGCGCGCAGGATCGCCTTTACGTCCAAGACGCTCCACCACGTCGATCTCGAGCGGGCCGCTGTCGGGGCGCTCGAGGCGCGTGATTTCCGGCGCGCATTCGCGCTCGCCGACCGCCGCTGCCGGATCCTGCCGCATCCCGGTGCCCGCGCCTACCTGCTGCGCGCCGAAGCGCTGTTTCGCCTCGACCTCAAGGATGCGGCTGTCGCCAGCGTCGCCAAAGCGCTCGAACTCGAACCGGACGACCTCGCCGCCGCGCGGCGCATGATGGCCTGGGGCGACGGCGTCAAGCAGATCGAAGCCGCACGAAGCATCGCGCGGCGCGATGACGATCCGGATTCAGTCAAAAGTGCCCTCCTGCTGCTCGAGCAGAGTGGTCAGGACAGCTGTGCCCGTGTCGACTTCCTGGATGAGGAGGTGAAGGGGTGGGTGACGTGGCGAGGAGCTGACGACCCGCACCTTTCGCTGGCGCAGGCGGACCAATCCAGCACCCTGCAGCTTCCTGCCGATCCCCGTCACAGGTTTGCGCTCAACGGGCGACGCGCTGCGAGCTTCCGTCTAATGCGGCCGGCGTCCACGACCTCGCAACGTCTCGAGATCGCACAGGCTGACCGCGTCATCGCGAGCATTCAACTCCCGGCCAACCGCGCGCCGGATCGCCGCAACGCGCCACAACGGCCGCTTCGCGCCGGGAGCGCCGAAACTCCCCCGCTCACCATCATCATCCCGGTCTACCGGGACTTGGCCGCGACACGTGCCTGCATCGAGAGCGCATTGACTGCGATCGCTTGCACGCCGGGCGCGACCATCGTCGTCGTCGATGATGCCTCGCCCGAGCCCGACATCAAGCGCCTGCTCGGCGAGCTGGCGTCCGAACAGCGCATCCGGCTGCTGACCAACGCGCACAATCTCGGCTTTGTCGGCGCGGTCAACCGGGCGCTTGGTGAGACCCATGCCGGCGATGTCGTGCTGCTGAATTCGGATGCGACGGTGCCGAAATACGCGCTGCAGCGCTTGCGAAGCGCGGTACGATCGACGCCGGGCGTCGGCACCGCGACCCCGCTCTCGAACAACGGCGAATATACCAGCTTTCCGGTTGCGAACCGGTCGAACCCCCTGCCCTCGCCCGACGAGCTCGACCTGCTGGACGAACTTGCCGGCACGGCAAATTCCGGAATGGCGATCGACATTCCTAACGGCATCGGGTTCTGCCTCTACATCACCCGCGAATGTCTCGACGCCGTGCATGCGCTCTCCGACGATTTCTATCGCGGCTATCTCGAAGACGTCGACTTCTGCCTGCGCGCCGCGGAGGCCGGCTTCCGCAATGTGTGCATCCCTTCGGTCTTTGTCGGACACGAAGGTTCGCGCTCGTTTCTTGGCGAGAAGCGTTCGCTGGTGCTGCGTAATCTTCGCGTGCTCGAGCACCGTTACCGGCGCTATGCGACGGAGTGCGCGGCGTTCCTGCTCGCCGATCCGCTGCGCGATTGCCGCGCGGCGCTCGAGCTCAAGCTGCTCGCCGACGAACAGCGCGCCGCCGCCCCGCATGTCATCCTCTGCGGCTCCGCCATCGGCCGCGAAATTGCCATCAAGCGCTGCAGGCAGCTCGCGGCGGACGACGAGCGCGGTCTGATCGTTCACTTCCGCACCGAGGGGCAACGCCAGCTGGCTGCGATCTTCGCTCCGGATGGCGAAATACCGCAGTCGATCGCCCTCGACGTTGCAGCGCCCGAGGGCCGCGAGGCGCTTCTGAAGCTTCTCGCCGATCTGCGGGTCCGCTCGCTGGAGATTGCGGAACCGGACCGCATCCCCAGCGCATGTCTCGCCCAGCTCACGCACCATTTCACCTATGAGCTCCTGATCACCGACACCAGCCTTGCGATGCGCGCCGCGATCGGAGCGGGTCTCCATCCGGACTGGACGGGTCTCGTCGAAGGGGCCCGGCACGTGATCGCGATCGGCGAAGACGGGGCCGCCTTTTCCGTATCGGTTCTCGGCCTGCAAGTGGTGCGGCCGAGCGACCCGCCGGCGCGGCCGGTCCGGCATCCTCCCGTGAGCGGTCCTGCGCGTCTCGGCCTGCTTGCCCTGCACAGCAACGCGGCGGAATTTCGCTTCGTGAGAGCGCTCAGCGATCAATTGGCCGATGCCCATGCAGACGCCGGGATCATCGTGCTCGGCACCACCCTCGACGATCTCAGGCTGATGCAGCGGACGAATGTCACGGTGACCGGCGAAATCGGCGTCGACGACGTCGCGATGCTCATCGAAGGTCACGGCATCACCAAACTGGTTCTCGACATCGGCGAACCGGCATTTGGACATCCGCTGGTGGACGCGCTGCTGGCGACGGGATTGCCGACCGCCGCGACGGAATGGATTCCGGCACCAGCGGGACGTGGCCGAAAGACCGACCTGAAGCTGCAGCCCGGCCTTGATGCCGATGATGCGGTTGCCGCCGTCCTCGACTGGGTGGTCGAGGATGTGCGGCTACATCCCGATTGGAGGAACGGTCGGCACAGGCGGGAGGTTGGCGCGCGGTTTCCATGA
- a CDS encoding glycosyltransferase family 2 protein: protein MSTKTIGKQRPSGADYASLQTQFSRYDRTTFSGFVYDRADPTRRYAVELLVDGEPYMSSLCDEFVTELAEAGIGDGRFGFTFNVQDEVSSSAGIIEARLANIGSPVGAPIRCDIAAAEAQWHRIGEIKWAGGLRFEGWLAQEVDEDIEILIAQRPVMTVKPTGWTNVARGSEFGVGRRIDFHLPEHFADGRVRGLSARTTSGRNLISEPVAFVAFERGLEQTIAELGRWDSERLRGQLFDQLLPASVPFHTYRSWKERFSPTTEADVSSEAAVVLIGEARVDESIESLEAQQHAAWSAVCLPVRGFSQFDPGAAREFVDGDAASSAFFVFCLSGTILAEDALQRFADVFASEPGCDVVYGDVEVSAGAGAVWPLLFSAFDLERTLEQGYGAYCFAVRRERAVEALRSAASLYDIFIGCAELERTYHLPGSVAALPRIDASVATAELVAASKAYFARTGVEANVEPRKAGLLPAVRVRRVVDWNERTTIIIPTRNRAELLKRCIETVLPAAHETNARILVVDNSSSEPEALDYLEGLSADEIDVISVEGPFNFAAINNAAVDCVDTENICFLNNDIQALDDGWLAEMLWRLAAPDVGAVGAKLLWPSSVVQHGGVVLGANFSAAHAFNDRMDGDPGYGDLLQVAHECSAVTAACLLMRKRDFVAVGGMDEIRFPISFNDIDLCLKLRQLGRRIVLAPDAKLVHLESASRGRDSAPDRKARFGHELAMLRAKWGEVLLDDPYYSPLLGLDSTPFSSLAWPPRSWKPRANLPPVPTVPPIGM from the coding sequence ATGAGCACGAAGACGATTGGCAAGCAGAGGCCCTCAGGAGCTGACTACGCGTCGTTGCAAACGCAGTTCTCCAGATACGATCGCACGACGTTTTCCGGATTCGTCTATGACCGCGCCGATCCCACCCGGCGCTACGCCGTCGAACTGCTGGTCGATGGCGAGCCATACATGTCATCATTGTGTGACGAGTTTGTAACAGAGCTTGCCGAAGCCGGAATCGGTGATGGTCGATTTGGCTTTACCTTCAACGTGCAGGATGAAGTCAGCTCGAGCGCCGGGATCATCGAGGCAAGGCTGGCCAATATCGGAAGTCCCGTCGGCGCTCCGATTCGCTGCGATATCGCGGCAGCGGAAGCGCAGTGGCATCGAATCGGCGAGATCAAATGGGCCGGCGGCTTGCGCTTCGAGGGCTGGCTTGCGCAGGAGGTCGACGAAGACATCGAGATCCTGATTGCGCAGCGGCCGGTGATGACCGTGAAGCCAACCGGATGGACCAACGTCGCCCGCGGCAGCGAGTTCGGTGTCGGCCGCCGCATCGATTTTCATCTGCCCGAGCATTTTGCCGATGGTCGCGTGCGCGGGCTGTCCGCGCGAACGACTTCGGGACGCAACCTGATCTCGGAGCCGGTCGCATTCGTCGCGTTCGAGCGCGGCCTGGAGCAGACCATCGCGGAGCTCGGACGCTGGGACAGCGAGCGGCTGCGCGGGCAATTGTTCGATCAGCTGTTGCCCGCCTCGGTGCCGTTTCACACCTATCGCAGCTGGAAAGAGCGCTTCTCGCCGACAACAGAGGCCGATGTTTCATCCGAGGCGGCGGTCGTCCTGATCGGCGAGGCAAGGGTGGACGAAAGTATCGAGAGCCTGGAAGCCCAACAGCACGCGGCCTGGTCGGCGGTGTGCCTGCCGGTGCGGGGGTTCAGTCAGTTCGATCCCGGCGCTGCGCGCGAGTTCGTCGACGGCGATGCCGCGAGCAGCGCGTTCTTCGTCTTCTGTCTGAGCGGGACGATCCTTGCTGAAGATGCCTTGCAGCGCTTCGCTGATGTGTTCGCGTCCGAGCCAGGCTGCGATGTCGTCTATGGCGACGTCGAGGTCTCGGCCGGCGCCGGCGCTGTCTGGCCGCTGCTGTTCTCGGCCTTCGATCTCGAACGAACGCTCGAGCAGGGCTATGGCGCCTATTGCTTTGCCGTGCGCCGCGAACGGGCTGTGGAAGCGCTGCGATCGGCGGCGTCGCTCTACGACATCTTCATTGGCTGCGCGGAGCTTGAACGAACCTATCATCTGCCGGGATCGGTCGCGGCATTGCCGCGGATCGATGCGTCGGTCGCAACCGCCGAACTGGTCGCAGCAAGCAAGGCCTATTTCGCCAGGACCGGTGTCGAGGCGAATGTCGAGCCGCGGAAAGCTGGTCTTCTTCCGGCCGTGCGGGTCAGGCGTGTGGTCGATTGGAACGAGCGCACTACCATCATCATCCCGACCAGAAATCGCGCCGAACTGCTCAAGCGATGCATCGAGACGGTCTTGCCGGCCGCGCATGAGACCAACGCCCGGATCCTCGTCGTCGATAACAGCTCGAGCGAACCGGAAGCGCTGGACTATCTCGAGGGTCTTTCAGCGGACGAAATCGACGTCATTTCGGTCGAGGGGCCCTTCAACTTCGCAGCCATCAACAACGCCGCCGTCGACTGCGTCGACACCGAGAACATCTGCTTCCTCAACAACGACATCCAGGCGCTCGACGACGGCTGGCTGGCGGAGATGCTGTGGCGGCTCGCCGCTCCCGATGTCGGAGCCGTCGGCGCAAAGCTGCTCTGGCCGAGCAGCGTCGTGCAGCACGGCGGGGTGGTGCTGGGCGCGAATTTCTCCGCTGCGCACGCCTTCAACGACCGGATGGACGGTGATCCCGGCTACGGCGATCTGCTCCAAGTGGCGCACGAATGTTCGGCGGTGACGGCCGCGTGCCTCTTGATGCGCAAGCGCGACTTCGTGGCGGTCGGCGGCATGGATGAGATCCGCTTTCCGATCAGTTTCAACGATATCGATCTGTGCCTGAAGCTGCGCCAGCTCGGCAGGCGGATCGTACTCGCGCCGGACGCGAAACTCGTTCACCTGGAGTCGGCAAGCCGGGGCCGTGATTCCGCGCCGGACCGCAAGGCCCGCTTCGGGCACGAGCTGGCGATGTTGCGCGCGAAGTGGGGCGAGGTGCTGCTCGACGATCCCTATTACAGCCCGCTGCTGGGGCTGGATTCGACGCCGTTCTCTTCGCTGGCATGGCCGCCGCGGTCATGGAAACCGCGCGCCAACCTCCCGCCTGTGCCGACCGTTCCTCCAATCGGGATGTAG
- a CDS encoding UDP-glucose/GDP-mannose dehydrogenase family protein, with amino-acid sequence MKIAMVGTGYVGLVSGACFADFGHQVVCVDKDAGKIEALKRGKIPIYETDLDKLVETNAAAGRLTFTTELAGAVGDADAVFIAVGTPSRRGDGHADLSYVYAAAKEIGAALKKFTVVVTKSTVPVGTGDEVERLIRETSPDADFAVASNPEFLREGAAIQDFRHPDRIVVGTEDERAKRVMGEVYRPLYLNQAPILYTARRTAELIKYAANAFLATKITFINEIADLSERVGANVQEVARGIGLDNRIGTKFLHAGAGYGGSCFPKDTRALFKTALDHDVQLKIVEATLTANDNRKRAMARKVANVLGGELRGKTIGVLGLTFKPDTDDMREAPSIPLINGLIDFGAKVRAYDPIGMEQARKELPEIEYCKDAYECARQADALVIVTEWRQFRALDLKRIKQEMKHPVVVDLRNIYRPDEMAAHGFTYDSIGRPR; translated from the coding sequence ATGAAGATTGCAATGGTTGGAACGGGATATGTAGGTCTCGTGTCCGGAGCGTGTTTTGCCGATTTCGGCCATCAGGTCGTGTGTGTCGACAAGGACGCCGGCAAGATCGAAGCCCTGAAGCGGGGCAAGATCCCGATCTACGAAACCGACCTCGATAAGCTCGTCGAGACCAATGCCGCTGCCGGCCGCCTGACCTTCACGACGGAGCTCGCCGGCGCCGTCGGCGACGCTGATGCCGTCTTCATCGCGGTGGGAACGCCCTCGCGGCGCGGCGATGGCCATGCGGACCTGAGCTACGTCTATGCTGCCGCCAAAGAGATCGGCGCAGCGCTCAAGAAATTCACCGTGGTGGTGACGAAATCGACCGTGCCGGTGGGCACCGGCGACGAGGTGGAACGCCTGATCCGCGAGACCAGTCCCGACGCGGATTTCGCGGTTGCTTCGAACCCCGAATTCCTGCGCGAAGGCGCCGCGATCCAGGATTTTCGCCATCCCGACCGGATCGTCGTCGGCACCGAGGACGAGCGGGCCAAGCGGGTGATGGGCGAAGTCTACCGCCCGCTCTATTTGAACCAGGCGCCGATCCTCTATACCGCGCGACGCACGGCGGAATTGATCAAATACGCCGCAAATGCCTTCCTCGCCACCAAGATCACCTTCATCAACGAGATCGCCGATCTCTCTGAAAGGGTCGGGGCGAACGTGCAGGAGGTCGCGCGCGGCATCGGGCTCGACAACCGGATCGGAACCAAGTTCCTGCATGCCGGCGCAGGCTATGGCGGCTCGTGCTTCCCGAAGGATACCCGTGCGCTGTTCAAGACGGCGCTCGATCACGACGTCCAGCTGAAGATCGTCGAAGCCACGCTGACCGCGAACGATAACCGCAAGCGCGCGATGGCGCGCAAGGTCGCCAACGTGCTCGGCGGCGAGCTGCGCGGCAAGACGATCGGCGTGCTTGGCCTGACCTTCAAGCCCGATACCGACGACATGCGCGAGGCGCCGTCGATCCCGCTGATCAACGGCCTGATCGATTTCGGCGCCAAGGTTCGCGCCTACGATCCCATTGGCATGGAGCAGGCGCGCAAGGAATTGCCGGAGATCGAGTACTGCAAGGACGCCTATGAGTGCGCCCGCCAGGCGGACGCGCTGGTCATCGTGACCGAGTGGCGCCAGTTCCGCGCGCTCGACCTGAAGCGGATCAAGCAGGAGATGAAGCATCCTGTCGTGGTCGACCTGCGCAACATCTACCGGCCGGACGAGATGGCCGCGCACGGCTTCACCTACGACAGCATCGGCCGGCCGCGCTAA
- the rfbD gene encoding dTDP-4-dehydrorhamnose reductase has protein sequence MRILLTGTRGQVGSALKPLLESHGTIVAPPTAEFDLSKPEMLTAELERLKPDLIINPAAYTAVDRAEDERELAFLVNAKGPETLAKWAAANRVPLVHFSTDYVFNGSGDRSWREDSPTEPLSAYGASKLAGDLAIQAAGGAHLIARTSWVYAAKGTNFLRTIARLAGERKELRIVADQIGAPTTAQAIASAVAGIVLPNITTLHDQLARRGGVVNLVCAGETSWHGFATAIVGGLRSRGVTLAVDNIVPIGAADFPTKAVRPGNSRLDLTRLKTQFGISMPTWQEALARELDAYVQLGAPAHA, from the coding sequence ATGCGGATTCTTTTGACGGGAACGCGCGGCCAAGTCGGCAGTGCGCTGAAGCCCCTGCTGGAAAGCCACGGCACCATCGTCGCGCCGCCGACCGCGGAATTCGATCTGTCGAAGCCGGAGATGTTGACGGCGGAGCTCGAGAGACTGAAGCCCGATCTCATCATCAATCCCGCGGCCTATACGGCCGTCGATCGCGCCGAGGACGAGCGCGAGCTGGCGTTCCTGGTCAACGCCAAGGGACCCGAAACGCTGGCGAAATGGGCGGCTGCGAACCGCGTGCCGCTGGTGCATTTCTCCACGGACTACGTTTTCAACGGTTCAGGCGACCGGTCCTGGCGCGAGGACAGCCCGACCGAACCGCTGTCGGCTTACGGCGCCAGCAAGCTTGCCGGCGATCTCGCGATCCAGGCCGCGGGCGGGGCGCATCTGATCGCGCGCACCTCCTGGGTCTATGCCGCAAAGGGCACCAATTTCCTGCGCACCATCGCGCGGCTTGCAGGCGAGCGTAAGGAGCTGCGGATCGTGGCCGACCAGATCGGCGCGCCGACCACGGCACAGGCGATCGCCAGCGCGGTCGCCGGCATCGTCCTGCCTAACATCACCACGCTGCACGATCAGCTCGCGCGCAGGGGCGGTGTCGTCAATCTGGTTTGCGCCGGCGAAACCAGCTGGCACGGCTTTGCAACGGCCATCGTCGGCGGGCTGCGGTCGCGCGGCGTCACGCTCGCCGTCGACAACATCGTGCCGATCGGTGCGGCCGACTTCCCGACTAAGGCGGTGCGTCCGGGCAATTCGCGGCTGGATCTGACGCGGCTGAAGACGCAGTTCGGGATTTCGATGCCGACATGGCAGGAAGCGCTCGCACGCGAGCTCGACGCATATGTCCAGCTCGGCGCACCGGCCCACGCCTAG
- the rfbC gene encoding dTDP-4-dehydrorhamnose 3,5-epimerase, with translation MNVIKTELPEVLIVEPKLFGDQRGFFLETYQSPRYVEHGIARPFVQDNMSRSAYGVLRGLHLQNPLTQGKLVTVLRGKVLDVAVDVRVGSPNFGKHVAVELSEDNRRQLWVPRGFAHGFVVLSETADFFYKCDDFYSPKDELSIRWDDPAIGIKWGVDKPQLSAKDADAPLLADASNLPTYGQI, from the coding sequence ATGAACGTCATCAAGACCGAGCTTCCTGAAGTCCTGATCGTCGAGCCGAAGCTGTTCGGCGACCAGCGCGGCTTCTTCCTCGAGACCTATCAGTCGCCCCGTTATGTCGAGCACGGCATTGCGCGGCCCTTCGTGCAGGACAACATGTCCCGCTCGGCCTACGGCGTGCTGCGCGGGCTGCATCTGCAGAACCCGCTCACCCAGGGCAAGCTCGTCACCGTGTTGCGCGGCAAGGTGCTGGACGTTGCCGTCGACGTGCGTGTCGGCAGCCCGAATTTCGGCAAGCATGTCGCGGTCGAATTGAGCGAGGACAACCGCCGGCAGTTATGGGTGCCGCGCGGCTTTGCCCACGGCTTCGTGGTGCTCTCGGAAACCGCCGACTTCTTCTACAAATGCGATGACTTCTACAGCCCCAAGGACGAGCTCTCGATCCGGTGGGATGATCCGGCGATCGGGATCAAATGGGGCGTCGACAAGCCACAGCTGTCGGCCAAGGACGCGGATGCGCCGCTGCTCGCCGACGCCAGCAATCTTCCGACCTATGGACAAATCTGA
- the rfbA gene encoding glucose-1-phosphate thymidylyltransferase RfbA, which yields MKGIILAGGTGSRLYPVTTVVSKQLLPVFDKPMIYYPLSTLMLGGIRDILIISTPQDKPLFQRLLGDGSEMGVRFAYATQETPRGLADAFIVGREFIGDDSVALVLGDNIFYGHGLPSMLSAASVRRKGATVFGYVVNAPEQYGVIELDGTGRALSIEEKPKRPKSNVAVTGLYFYDNDVVDIAARIKPSPRGEIEITDVNKAYLERGDLFVEVLGRGFAWLDTGTHSSLVEASHFVQILEQRQGLRIACPEEIALRQGYISLEAFARVAQKTAKSSYGEYLLSVYRSFQGQPRTAEVFKHAV from the coding sequence ATGAAAGGCATTATCCTTGCCGGTGGCACCGGCTCGCGCCTCTACCCGGTGACGACCGTCGTCTCCAAGCAGCTGCTGCCCGTCTTCGACAAGCCGATGATCTATTATCCGCTGTCGACGCTGATGCTCGGCGGAATCCGCGACATTTTGATCATCTCGACGCCGCAGGACAAACCGCTGTTCCAGCGCCTGCTCGGCGACGGCAGCGAGATGGGTGTCCGGTTCGCCTATGCCACGCAGGAGACCCCGCGGGGCCTCGCCGACGCTTTCATCGTCGGACGCGAGTTCATCGGTGATGACTCCGTCGCCCTTGTGTTAGGCGATAACATTTTCTACGGCCATGGCCTGCCGAGCATGCTGTCGGCCGCCTCGGTGCGCAGGAAGGGCGCCACCGTGTTCGGCTACGTCGTCAACGCGCCCGAACAGTACGGCGTGATCGAGCTGGACGGCACCGGCCGGGCGCTCTCGATCGAGGAGAAGCCGAAGCGGCCGAAGTCCAACGTTGCCGTCACCGGTCTCTACTTCTACGACAATGACGTGGTCGACATCGCGGCCCGCATCAAGCCGTCCCCGCGCGGCGAGATCGAGATCACCGACGTCAACAAGGCCTATCTCGAGCGCGGCGACCTCTTTGTCGAGGTGCTCGGCCGCGGCTTCGCCTGGCTCGACACCGGCACCCATTCCTCGCTGGTCGAAGCCAGTCATTTCGTCCAGATCCTGGAGCAGCGCCAGGGCCTGCGCATCGCCTGCCCCGAGGAGATCGCGCTGCGCCAGGGTTACATCTCGCTCGAAGCCTTCGCGCGAGTGGCACAGAAGACCGCCAAGAGCAGCTACGGCGAATATCTGCTGTCGGTCTACCGCTCGTTCCAGGGTCAGCCCCGCACGGCCGAGGTATTCAAACATGCGGTTTAA
- the rfbB gene encoding dTDP-glucose 4,6-dehydratase: protein MRFKGSTIFVTGGAGFIGSAVVRHLLRDTHARVVNIDKLTYAANLASLPGSSESLNYTFEKACICEGQGLRRLFEKYQPDAVMNLAAESHVDRSIDGPGEFIQTNIVGTFTILQETLRHWRTLSPEKRDQFRFLHISTDEVFGSLGDEGLFTETTAYAPNSPYSASKASSDHLVRAWRETYELPTLVTNCSNNYGPYHFPEKLIPHMIIKGLAGEPLPVYGDGQNIRDWLFVEDHARALTLVLERGEVGETYNVGGRNERTNLHVVESICDLLDEVVPAAAGPRRQLINFVADRPGHDRRYAIDATKLETELGWRAEENFETGIAKTVRWYVDEQPWWRAILERGYKVERVGLNQ, encoded by the coding sequence ATGCGGTTTAAGGGATCGACGATCTTCGTCACCGGCGGCGCCGGCTTCATCGGCTCCGCCGTGGTCCGGCACCTGCTGCGAGACACCCACGCCCGCGTCGTCAACATCGACAAGCTGACCTATGCGGCGAACCTGGCTTCCCTGCCCGGCTCGAGCGAGAGCCTGAACTACACCTTCGAAAAGGCCTGCATCTGCGAGGGACAGGGGCTGCGCCGGCTGTTCGAGAAATATCAGCCCGACGCGGTGATGAATCTTGCCGCGGAAAGCCATGTCGACCGCTCGATCGACGGCCCCGGCGAATTCATCCAGACCAACATCGTCGGCACCTTCACGATCCTGCAGGAGACGCTGCGGCACTGGCGCACGCTCTCGCCCGAGAAGCGCGACCAGTTCCGCTTTCTGCACATCTCGACCGACGAGGTGTTCGGCTCGCTCGGCGACGAAGGCCTGTTCACCGAGACCACGGCCTATGCACCGAACTCGCCCTATTCGGCCAGCAAGGCGTCGTCCGATCATCTGGTGCGCGCCTGGCGCGAGACCTACGAGCTGCCGACCCTGGTGACCAACTGCTCCAACAATTACGGCCCCTATCATTTCCCGGAAAAGCTGATCCCGCACATGATCATCAAGGGGCTCGCCGGCGAGCCGCTGCCGGTCTATGGCGACGGCCAGAACATCCGTGACTGGCTGTTCGTCGAGGACCACGCCAGGGCGCTGACCCTGGTGCTGGAGCGCGGCGAGGTCGGCGAGACCTACAATGTCGGCGGCCGCAACGAGCGCACCAACCTGCACGTCGTGGAAAGCATCTGCGACCTGCTCGACGAGGTCGTGCCGGCAGCAGCGGGCCCGCGGCGCCAGCTGATCAATTTCGTCGCCGACCGTCCCGGCCACGACCGCCGCTACGCCATCGATGCCACCAAGCTCGAAACCGAGCTCGGCTGGCGCGCCGAGGAGAATTTCGAGACCGGCATCGCCAAGACGGTGCGCTGGTATGTCGACGAGCAACCCTGGTGGCGCGCGATCCTGGAGCGCGGCTACAAGGTGGAGCGCGTCGGGCTGAACCAGTAG